The Conexivisphaera calida genome includes a region encoding these proteins:
- a CDS encoding COG1361 S-layer family protein, translating to MERSTALVLALLTISLILIPAQLASAYAGPLIVSGSTWGSQSSPTAVEPGSTYVPYTVYLTNAGQYPVENASIELYPTYPLNFSPGAASEVNFTLIPPGATVPAVFYMNVAPGASDGIYNISSFVNYTVVAGNSTVHSTEVYNFTQCLQAPVTLYARPVAYLAYWGSQSSPTAAYPGMQHGVLTIVVGNSGTGPAYNASVFISAGYPIQLVTDNVSVGTIPPGVQIPVSFVAGVSLNATTGDYPVNVTIHYNNGLTASAVVYAPVSLAPSISVQGYGIAQGNAFPGDNDVVLQVYLVNVGNTTAQDVSTTISLPAPLEPAYPGSTQEIVGMLPPGQPIPLSFKFDVPSSASSPEDLYVPLNVSYEGGSVSFLIPIHISSLANFSSEPYSMPTLSQGASNVKISYVITNDGNASAKLVSAQLVLPSGLSGNTFTYVGDLSPGQSSLATFSLDVSSGTPVGDYAAILELTWIQSNAPGRQFTQEIPVEFHVSEGYVQLLESWFTSTSGIETLVLVVVVIAAVVLAVSLARARRSR from the coding sequence ATGGAGCGTTCAACCGCGCTTGTCCTGGCACTGCTGACCATTTCCCTCATTCTGATTCCAGCTCAGCTGGCGTCCGCGTACGCGGGTCCACTCATTGTATCTGGATCCACGTGGGGATCCCAGTCATCGCCTACGGCCGTGGAGCCGGGATCCACGTACGTGCCGTACACCGTTTACCTGACCAATGCCGGGCAGTACCCGGTGGAGAACGCGTCCATCGAGCTCTACCCCACATATCCCCTGAACTTCTCGCCCGGCGCGGCCAGCGAGGTCAACTTCACATTGATACCGCCCGGCGCAACTGTGCCCGCCGTGTTCTACATGAACGTCGCGCCCGGCGCGTCCGACGGCATCTACAATATATCATCTTTCGTGAACTACACGGTAGTCGCGGGTAACTCTACCGTTCACTCGACCGAGGTCTACAACTTCACGCAGTGCCTGCAGGCCCCAGTCACCCTCTACGCGAGGCCCGTCGCGTACCTTGCGTACTGGGGATCCCAGTCATCGCCGACGGCGGCCTATCCGGGAATGCAGCACGGCGTGCTGACGATCGTCGTGGGTAACTCGGGCACTGGTCCGGCATACAACGCCAGCGTATTCATATCGGCCGGGTATCCCATTCAGCTGGTCACGGATAACGTCAGCGTGGGCACGATTCCGCCCGGCGTGCAGATACCGGTCTCGTTCGTCGCCGGCGTATCGCTCAACGCGACGACTGGGGATTACCCGGTGAACGTCACGATCCATTATAACAACGGCCTGACGGCATCCGCCGTGGTTTACGCCCCGGTCTCCCTCGCGCCGTCCATATCCGTGCAGGGTTACGGGATCGCGCAGGGCAACGCGTTCCCGGGGGACAACGATGTCGTGCTCCAGGTCTACCTAGTGAACGTCGGCAACACGACCGCGCAGGACGTGTCCACCACCATATCCTTGCCGGCTCCCCTGGAGCCGGCATATCCGGGATCCACCCAGGAGATCGTCGGCATGCTCCCGCCGGGTCAGCCTATTCCGCTGAGCTTCAAGTTCGACGTGCCGAGCTCCGCGTCCTCGCCGGAGGACCTCTACGTACCGCTCAACGTCAGCTATGAGGGAGGAAGCGTCAGCTTCCTAATACCAATCCACATCAGTTCCCTCGCCAACTTCAGCTCGGAGCCGTACTCAATGCCTACCCTCTCACAGGGAGCGTCGAACGTCAAGATTTCGTACGTGATAACCAACGACGGCAACGCAAGTGCCAAGTTGGTCTCAGCGCAGCTCGTGCTGCCCAGCGGCCTCTCCGGGAACACCTTCACATACGTGGGAGACCTCTCGCCTGGGCAGTCCAGCTTGGCCACGTTCAGCCTCGACGTGTCCTCCGGCACGCCTGTCGGCGACTACGCCGCAATTCTCGAGCTCACCTGGATTCAGTCGAATGCCCCCGGGAGGCAGTTCACGCAGGAGATACCGGTGGAGTTCCACGTGAGCGAGGGCTACGTCCAGCTTCTGGAGTCCTGGTTCACGTCCACGAGCGGCATAGAGACGCTGGTGCTAGTCGTGGTCGTCATAGCGGCCGTCGTGCTGGCCGTCTCCCTCGCCAGGGCGAGGCGGTCCAGATGA
- a CDS encoding HAD family hydrolase — MEYGAARESRTRRIRVISLDLDGTVIDRGFAEHFWMEFIPKLYAELKGIDLADAKRQVYSAYDEVGPGDVRWYMPEYWLNRFGIDADPRALILKNIAWMRTYPDAEALLGRLNGEYPVIASTNSARIFAEVYQEVLGIRFDATLSCVSDFGIARKNAEFYRKVAKAIGVDPEEVLHVGDDPERDVEAAIEAGFEAYLIDRKGCEGRGQRCVDDLRKIVDILCRGGNGAHLVTARWNIGTASANTTTVNIARP; from the coding sequence ATGGAGTACGGGGCCGCGCGGGAATCGCGGACTAGGAGAATCAGAGTGATATCCCTGGACCTCGACGGCACCGTGATAGACAGGGGATTCGCGGAGCACTTCTGGATGGAGTTCATCCCTAAGCTGTACGCGGAGCTGAAAGGCATTGATCTGGCTGATGCGAAGCGCCAAGTATATTCGGCATATGACGAGGTCGGGCCGGGGGACGTCAGGTGGTACATGCCGGAGTACTGGCTTAACAGGTTCGGGATCGACGCGGATCCCCGCGCGCTAATACTGAAGAACATAGCGTGGATGAGAACCTATCCCGACGCGGAGGCGCTGCTCGGCCGGCTCAACGGTGAATACCCAGTGATAGCCTCGACGAATAGCGCCAGGATCTTCGCGGAGGTCTACCAAGAGGTGCTCGGCATAAGGTTCGATGCTACACTATCATGCGTATCTGACTTTGGAATCGCGAGGAAGAATGCGGAGTTCTACAGGAAGGTGGCGAAGGCGATCGGAGTGGATCCCGAGGAGGTGCTGCACGTCGGGGACGATCCCGAGAGGGACGTCGAGGCGGCGATCGAAGCCGGGTTTGAGGCATATCTGATCGACAGGAAGGGGTGCGAGGGTCGCGGACAGCGCTGCGTGGACGATCTGAGGAAAATAGTGGACATCCTATGCCGAGGCGGCAATGGAGCTCACCTGGTGACAGCGCGCTGGAACATTGGAACTGCGAGTGCGAATACTACAACTGTGAATATCGCGAGGCCGTAG
- a CDS encoding ABC transporter ATP-binding protein produces MSYAVETENLTKAFNGFIAVNGVSIRVRRGSIFGLLGPNGAGKSTFLRMICTLLRPTAGRAVVEGHDVVREPNEVRKAIGVVQEKLLLYPVLTAQENLELFGRLYGVPESEMRHKVRELLEEVKLWGFRDKPVGTFSSGMRQRLNIVRALMHDPRLVILDEPTNALDPQSVRWVRDYVKRLKERGLTVIVTTHDMHEAEELSEDLAIMDRGQVLEVGPVQELKSKYNASTVEDVFLKLTGRELRDELSGRISARGWR; encoded by the coding sequence ATGAGCTATGCGGTCGAGACCGAGAACCTAACGAAGGCCTTCAACGGATTCATAGCCGTCAACGGAGTATCAATAAGGGTAAGGAGGGGCTCGATATTCGGCCTGCTAGGGCCGAACGGCGCCGGAAAGAGCACGTTCCTCAGGATGATATGCACCCTGCTGAGGCCCACGGCTGGCAGGGCTGTAGTGGAGGGGCACGACGTGGTGAGGGAGCCCAATGAGGTCCGGAAGGCCATAGGAGTTGTGCAGGAGAAGCTTCTCCTGTATCCGGTTCTCACAGCACAGGAGAACCTGGAACTATTCGGTCGGCTTTATGGCGTCCCTGAGTCGGAGATGAGGCACAAGGTCAGGGAGCTCCTGGAGGAGGTCAAACTATGGGGATTCCGCGACAAGCCCGTGGGTACCTTCTCGAGTGGAATGCGGCAGAGGCTGAACATCGTGAGGGCGCTTATGCACGATCCCCGCCTCGTGATACTCGACGAGCCCACGAATGCGCTCGATCCACAGAGCGTGCGCTGGGTCAGGGACTACGTGAAGAGGTTGAAGGAGAGGGGCCTCACAGTCATCGTGACCACTCACGACATGCACGAGGCGGAGGAGCTCTCCGAGGACCTGGCAATAATGGACAGGGGGCAGGTGCTCGAGGTCGGTCCCGTGCAGGAGCTGAAGTCTAAGTACAACGCATCCACCGTCGAGGACGTGTTCCTGAAGCTCACCGGGAGGGAGCTCAGGGACGAGCTCTCAGGGAGGATAAGCGCCAGGGGGTGGAGATGA
- a CDS encoding tetratricopeptide repeat protein, which yields MGAPEGYHKQVRALEEREFDVVYMAATALLCAEKYEEALQLYEDAVRMMPGHAGAWHGLAICLDEVGRREEAKEAYESALKLYEERADSGEAHALLWGGWAALKVGELEVALDMFRRSIEVDPGYAYAWHSISIALARLGRREEAKEAKKRYLALLREKPYPRRECEGWEMLLKAREMAKESARGRLEILEELVQRHERDLGARCRRSGGTT from the coding sequence GTGGGGGCTCCTGAAGGCTACCATAAGCAGGTGAGGGCGTTGGAGGAAAGGGAGTTCGACGTCGTGTACATGGCGGCCACCGCGCTCCTGTGCGCCGAGAAGTACGAGGAGGCGTTACAGCTTTACGAGGATGCCGTGCGCATGATGCCGGGCCACGCCGGCGCGTGGCATGGCCTGGCTATATGCCTCGATGAGGTGGGAAGGAGGGAGGAGGCGAAGGAGGCGTATGAATCTGCGCTGAAGCTCTACGAGGAGAGAGCCGACAGTGGCGAGGCTCATGCCCTCCTCTGGGGAGGCTGGGCGGCCCTGAAGGTAGGCGAGCTGGAGGTGGCACTCGACATGTTCAGGAGGTCCATCGAGGTGGATCCCGGCTACGCATATGCATGGCACTCCATCAGCATCGCGCTAGCGAGGTTGGGAAGGAGGGAGGAGGCGAAGGAGGCGAAGAAGAGGTACCTAGCTCTCCTGAGGGAGAAGCCCTATCCCAGGAGGGAGTGCGAGGGGTGGGAGATGCTCCTAAAGGCCAGGGAGATGGCCAAGGAGAGCGCCAGGGGACGACTTGAAATTTTGGAGGAGCTCGTGCAGAGACATGAGAGGGACTTGGGGGCTCGGTGCAGGAGAAGCGGTGGGACGACTTGA
- a CDS encoding FAD-binding oxidoreductase → MDAGALDDLRSIVGPENLIVDEEELRHYARDASPMTGQVPTAAVRPSSIEEVQGIVRWANRTGTPLYVRSCGTSLWGAVPVRKDSVVVDMRRMNRVVAVDEGSLSVRVEPGITFFELERELASRGLSVMVEPENWHGCVGGNFSSHGSGWGTGPNMANQAEAVLGLKVVLPDGSLLTTGSMASPWSGRQFYRYSLANDLTGLFAGSEGTLGIIVELALRVEEAPGGVGLAVYTFDDLGDAADALYRIRRVRIPTIYAYLAAGWTLDILYPEKAPWSHRLRVIVAAPTEDQVRMEMGRLDAIAGARGKYQGPAEAERLVKEKDAWVREFAYKAGMRAALMVHVPLGSLGDYLRKFESLAAHVREVYGLRMGVGGFLTDRSFVSVIAIYFDPRDSDSRSRAIAAWNDVKVRALESGAVPYRIGGIWADQMPRMGEYYDFLRRLKSTLDPMGIMSPGILGL, encoded by the coding sequence TTGGATGCCGGCGCGCTGGACGATCTGCGCTCGATAGTCGGGCCCGAGAACCTTATAGTCGACGAGGAGGAGCTCAGGCACTACGCCAGGGACGCGAGTCCCATGACTGGTCAGGTGCCGACCGCCGCGGTGAGGCCTAGTAGCATCGAGGAGGTGCAGGGAATAGTCAGGTGGGCCAACAGGACCGGTACTCCCCTGTACGTGAGGAGCTGCGGCACCAGCCTGTGGGGTGCCGTGCCGGTTCGCAAGGATTCTGTCGTCGTTGATATGAGGCGCATGAATCGCGTCGTGGCCGTGGACGAGGGCTCGCTGAGCGTGAGGGTCGAGCCCGGTATAACATTCTTCGAGCTCGAGAGGGAACTTGCGTCACGCGGCCTCTCGGTGATGGTGGAGCCGGAGAACTGGCACGGATGCGTCGGTGGCAACTTCTCCAGCCACGGGAGCGGCTGGGGCACCGGGCCCAATATGGCCAACCAGGCGGAAGCTGTCCTGGGACTCAAGGTTGTACTCCCGGATGGAAGCCTGCTCACCACGGGCTCGATGGCTAGTCCCTGGTCGGGGCGTCAGTTCTACAGATACTCGCTCGCCAACGACCTGACGGGACTCTTCGCGGGATCCGAGGGAACACTCGGCATAATAGTGGAGCTGGCCCTAAGGGTGGAGGAGGCCCCGGGCGGAGTGGGCCTCGCGGTCTACACTTTCGATGATCTGGGCGACGCTGCAGACGCGCTCTACCGGATCAGAAGGGTCAGAATCCCCACGATCTACGCGTACCTTGCGGCTGGATGGACCCTGGACATACTCTATCCCGAGAAGGCCCCGTGGAGCCACAGGCTGAGGGTGATAGTCGCTGCCCCAACGGAGGATCAGGTGAGGATGGAGATGGGGAGGCTTGACGCGATAGCCGGCGCCAGGGGCAAGTACCAGGGCCCGGCGGAGGCCGAGAGGCTCGTCAAGGAGAAGGACGCGTGGGTCAGGGAGTTCGCCTACAAGGCCGGCATGCGCGCCGCCCTCATGGTACATGTCCCGCTGGGATCCCTCGGCGATTACCTGAGGAAATTCGAGTCGCTTGCAGCCCATGTACGCGAGGTCTATGGACTCAGGATGGGGGTTGGCGGATTCCTCACCGATAGGAGCTTCGTGTCCGTGATCGCGATCTACTTCGACCCGAGGGACTCGGACTCACGCTCAAGGGCCATCGCGGCGTGGAACGATGTGAAGGTGCGCGCGCTCGAGTCCGGTGCGGTCCCGTATCGCATAGGGGGCATATGGGCAGATCAGATGCCCAGGATGGGCGAGTACTACGATTTCCTGAGGAGGTTGAAGTCCACGCTGGATCCCATGGGAATAATGTCGCCCGGTATACTGGGCCTCTGA
- a CDS encoding ABC transporter permease — protein sequence MASGISHTLLIAKKDLTEFYRVKPRLVTMIVFPIVLMLLFGYMFPSSGAVNHIPIAVVVQDQSPQGMQLADRFVYLAQSSGLLDVTTTDSVSWAQQQLVLNNVYAIVIFHQGIGTQLSSGGGTVEVILDQLNPTLDSAVKGEIEQIFSQMDAPTSPSALNVVFQGLIPGTTGSFEFLAPGMIAMTAIIGGLSGLAMTFSRERELGTLDGLLMAPISRLSIIFGKGLAQIVRGAVSSVIVFVISVLLFDVKVYGNPLLMILVLFEGILAFTGMGMLATSFVSDQESAQLIMLMIQFPMIFLSGALFPLLQLPWWLRMISYILPLTYVVSAFRAEMVLNAPFSAIAPEVYGLAIFTVVVFALAVPMFQRAVTR from the coding sequence ATGGCCTCCGGTATCAGCCACACATTGCTCATAGCGAAGAAGGACCTCACCGAGTTCTACAGGGTCAAGCCGAGGCTCGTGACCATGATAGTGTTCCCCATAGTGCTGATGCTCCTCTTCGGCTACATGTTCCCCTCGAGCGGCGCGGTGAACCACATACCCATAGCGGTGGTCGTACAGGACCAGAGCCCCCAGGGGATGCAGTTGGCCGACAGGTTCGTCTATCTGGCACAGTCCTCGGGGCTGCTGGACGTCACCACGACCGACTCCGTGAGCTGGGCCCAGCAGCAGCTGGTGCTCAACAATGTGTATGCTATAGTGATATTTCATCAGGGAATCGGCACGCAGCTTTCCTCCGGCGGTGGAACAGTGGAGGTGATACTCGATCAGCTCAATCCGACGCTTGACAGCGCGGTCAAGGGCGAGATAGAGCAGATCTTCTCCCAGATGGACGCTCCGACCTCGCCCAGCGCGCTTAACGTTGTCTTCCAGGGTCTGATACCGGGAACTACCGGAAGCTTCGAGTTCCTGGCGCCCGGCATGATAGCCATGACCGCCATAATAGGTGGCCTCTCCGGGCTCGCCATGACCTTCTCTAGGGAGAGGGAACTCGGCACGCTGGACGGCCTCCTCATGGCTCCCATATCCAGGCTTTCCATAATCTTCGGGAAGGGTCTGGCACAGATAGTGAGGGGCGCCGTCAGCAGCGTAATAGTCTTCGTGATCTCAGTCCTGCTCTTCGACGTGAAGGTATACGGCAACCCCCTGCTGATGATACTGGTGCTCTTCGAGGGCATCTTGGCTTTCACCGGCATGGGCATGCTCGCCACGAGCTTCGTGAGCGATCAGGAGTCCGCCCAGCTGATAATGCTGATGATACAGTTCCCCATGATATTCCTAAGCGGGGCACTCTTTCCACTGCTCCAGCTCCCGTGGTGGCTCAGGATGATATCCTACATACTTCCCCTGACTTACGTGGTATCAGCCTTCAGGGCTGAGATGGTCCTCAATGCGCCGTTCTCGGCAATAGCACCTGAGGTCTACGGCCTCGCGATATTCACAGTTGTAGTATTCGCACTCGCAGTTCCAATGTTCCAGCGCGCTGTCACCAGGTGA
- a CDS encoding metal-dependent transcriptional regulator — protein METKPNMTKKERDCLLTIYNEEKSSGLPLRLVDVARSLKVKPPTALELLGRLESKGYVERRRGLISLSESGREAARGILTVHRALEVFFASCGLSADDACGLVAQFDYIVGPSMAPKILSALGNPSKCPHGYPIQPQ, from the coding sequence ATGGAGACCAAGCCTAATATGACCAAAAAGGAGCGCGACTGTCTCCTCACGATCTACAACGAGGAGAAGTCCTCGGGGCTACCGCTCAGGTTAGTCGACGTGGCGAGGTCGCTCAAGGTCAAACCACCTACGGCACTGGAGCTCCTGGGGAGACTCGAGTCCAAGGGATACGTGGAGCGCAGGAGGGGGCTCATCTCGCTCTCCGAGAGCGGGAGGGAGGCTGCAAGGGGGATACTCACAGTGCACAGGGCGCTCGAGGTGTTCTTCGCCAGCTGTGGCCTCAGCGCCGATGACGCTTGTGGCCTTGTGGCTCAATTCGACTACATAGTGGGACCTTCAATGGCGCCCAAGATACTGAGCGCTCTGGGCAATCCGTCGAAGTGTCCCCACGGATACCCAATACAGCCACAGTAG
- a CDS encoding NAD-dependent epimerase/dehydratase family protein — protein sequence MSYLVIGGTGFIGSRLVRILVEDGHDVTVLSPSGNTSKLGDVASRVRVEKGSVGELPDILHAIKRNSVRMVAYLAAESPPWTPMNVTKTMMIGFLNVLEASRIMDVERLVWASSYAQIGPPELYGGRKVDEDAPVRPMSPHGVSYVANEFAANFYAENYGLDVLGMRLGLVFGHGRNRSGFMDVLVDLFEGAASGRPVRVPDGDSVWVLQYVKESANAMAFGFNVKNHSRRVYNTCDEAVSLRQLAEYVQEFIPSAHIEVEPGGRTIRAPVDASRIRGELGYREAYSVRDGVRDYLRELGVKVPEGR from the coding sequence ATGTCCTACCTCGTCATAGGCGGCACTGGATTCATAGGATCCCGCTTGGTCAGGATACTGGTCGAGGATGGCCATGATGTGACGGTGCTCAGCCCCTCCGGCAACACGTCGAAGCTGGGAGACGTGGCATCCCGGGTCAGGGTGGAGAAGGGATCCGTGGGCGAGCTCCCGGACATCCTGCACGCGATCAAGCGCAACTCGGTGCGCATGGTGGCATATCTGGCCGCGGAGTCCCCTCCCTGGACGCCTATGAACGTCACTAAGACCATGATGATAGGATTCCTGAACGTCCTAGAGGCCTCCAGGATAATGGACGTCGAGAGGCTCGTCTGGGCTAGCTCCTACGCGCAGATAGGACCACCGGAGCTCTACGGCGGCAGGAAGGTGGACGAGGATGCGCCCGTGAGGCCCATGAGCCCGCACGGCGTCAGCTACGTTGCAAATGAGTTCGCGGCCAACTTCTACGCCGAGAACTACGGCCTCGACGTACTTGGGATGAGGCTGGGTCTGGTGTTCGGCCACGGAAGGAATCGCTCGGGATTCATGGACGTACTCGTCGACCTCTTCGAGGGTGCCGCCTCCGGAAGGCCTGTAAGGGTGCCCGACGGCGACAGCGTGTGGGTGCTGCAGTACGTGAAGGAGTCGGCGAACGCCATGGCCTTCGGGTTCAACGTGAAGAACCACTCAAGGCGCGTCTACAACACGTGCGACGAGGCGGTGAGCCTTCGCCAGTTGGCGGAGTACGTGCAGGAATTCATCCCGAGTGCGCACATAGAGGTCGAACCAGGGGGAAGGACGATAAGGGCCCCTGTGGACGCGAGCAGGATACGCGGGGAGCTGGGATACCGGGAGGCATACTCTGTGAGGGATGGAGTGAGGGACTATCTGAGGGAGCTGGGCGTCAAGGTGCCGGAGGGACGGTAG
- the cbiE gene encoding precorrin-6y C5,15-methyltransferase (decarboxylating) subunit CbiE — translation MGRVYIVGAGPGSSRYLTEAVKETVSKADVIIGWRLDLLPVEDLIKNKEVYLQDVDNYIEVARRVAEKTRNSDKTIVILRVGDPCISSGLRGLLEIFEGFDVEIIPGISSIQLAAAIARINIDESTIISFHNGGDSSKKKRFMLESFKKYGRHIIMLVGPDLQPHEAADYLIANGVSGDTPVVVCESLSLPGERVFKGTLGDLSAQQFSWLAVMVIINTGLVA, via the coding sequence ATGGGCAGGGTGTACATCGTCGGTGCGGGTCCCGGCTCGTCGAGGTACTTAACCGAGGCAGTCAAGGAGACCGTGAGCAAGGCCGACGTGATAATCGGATGGAGGCTCGATCTGTTACCCGTTGAGGATCTGATTAAGAATAAGGAGGTGTATTTGCAGGACGTTGATAACTACATTGAGGTTGCTAGGAGAGTCGCCGAGAAGACTAGGAACTCGGATAAGACCATCGTGATATTGAGGGTCGGAGATCCCTGCATCTCGTCCGGCCTGAGAGGGCTTCTTGAGATCTTTGAAGGCTTCGACGTTGAAATAATCCCCGGGATAAGCTCCATTCAGCTGGCCGCAGCTATAGCTAGGATAAACATAGACGAGTCTACCATAATATCATTCCATAATGGCGGGGATTCGAGCAAGAAAAAGAGGTTTATGCTGGAATCGTTTAAAAAATATGGCAGGCATATAATCATGCTTGTGGGGCCTGACCTCCAGCCTCATGAGGCTGCAGATTATCTGATAGCCAACGGCGTCAGCGGGGATACTCCGGTGGTTGTCTGCGAAAGCCTATCGCTTCCAGGCGAAAGGGTGTTCAAGGGGACGCTGGGGGATTTATCCGCCCAGCAATTCTCGTGGCTGGCTGTAATGGTGATTATTAATACGGGATTGGTGGCGTGA
- the cbiE gene encoding precorrin-6y C5,15-methyltransferase (decarboxylating) subunit CbiE — MGGTWIVGVGPGDPGYITAKATRLIEEADCVAGFKPALRVIEGLVDRRVLTMDYDNEKTVLEFIASEAKTGKKCVIVCYGDPNFSDKQFVEKIRSACGEVEVVPGISSVQVACARAEIPMEESIFIAFHKSGPIDREKEELLRAVKEGHRNIIVLPRPWDFMPQHIAKFLTDKDVSIDLEVTIYENLTLKDERVHIYRLGYLLNTGMNFSDLTIMIFKGRRSVNAGGVL, encoded by the coding sequence ATGGGTGGAACGTGGATAGTGGGGGTGGGTCCCGGCGACCCCGGGTATATTACCGCTAAGGCGACGAGGCTCATTGAGGAGGCAGATTGCGTCGCCGGCTTTAAGCCGGCTCTACGGGTAATAGAGGGGCTGGTGGATCGCAGGGTGCTGACCATGGATTACGACAACGAGAAGACAGTTCTAGAGTTCATCGCATCGGAGGCGAAGACCGGTAAGAAATGCGTCATAGTATGCTATGGGGATCCCAATTTCTCCGACAAACAATTCGTTGAAAAGATAAGATCCGCATGTGGTGAGGTCGAGGTTGTGCCCGGAATTAGCTCCGTTCAGGTGGCCTGCGCCAGGGCTGAAATACCCATGGAGGAATCAATATTCATCGCATTTCATAAGAGTGGGCCGATAGATAGGGAGAAGGAGGAGCTGCTAAGGGCGGTGAAGGAGGGGCACAGGAATATCATAGTGCTACCCAGGCCTTGGGACTTCATGCCCCAGCACATCGCCAAGTTCCTCACAGATAAAGATGTTTCTATAGATCTAGAGGTGACAATATATGAGAACCTAACTCTTAAAGATGAGAGAGTACATATCTACAGGCTAGGCTACCTACTAAACACAGGCATGAATTTCAGCGATTTGACGATAATGATCTTCAAAGGCAGGAGATCGGTGAACGCGGGCGGTGTCCTCTAA
- a CDS encoding class I SAM-dependent methyltransferase — protein sequence MSSWERLHGHGTGRRWRGALDPMPILERAGLGPGKSLLDLGSGDGRFSIPAASVATRVHAVDISEEAIRSLLEEASGRGLRNLTASVADVSGDLRFDEEFDMALLANVLHGFVRSGSADAVLENARRALKPGGRLLVIEFRPDVGSPPGPPSSMRIAPEELSALASRHGFEEIDRFDAGPFHYAIVFRKVN from the coding sequence ATGAGCAGTTGGGAACGCCTTCACGGACATGGAACGGGCCGTCGCTGGCGCGGCGCGCTGGATCCTATGCCCATCTTGGAGCGTGCGGGCCTGGGGCCCGGAAAGTCTCTACTAGATCTGGGATCGGGCGACGGCAGGTTCTCCATACCCGCCGCCTCGGTGGCCACTAGGGTGCACGCCGTGGATATCTCCGAGGAGGCGATAAGGTCGCTCCTCGAGGAGGCCTCCGGGCGTGGCCTGAGGAATCTCACCGCATCGGTCGCGGATGTGTCGGGCGATCTAAGATTCGACGAGGAGTTCGACATGGCGCTCCTCGCAAATGTGCTGCACGGTTTCGTGCGGTCTGGCTCCGCCGACGCAGTGCTGGAGAATGCTAGGAGGGCTTTGAAGCCCGGAGGACGTCTCCTCGTGATAGAGTTCCGCCCGGACGTGGGGTCTCCGCCCGGACCTCCCTCCTCGATGAGGATCGCACCGGAGGAGCTATCCGCGCTGGCGTCTCGCCATGGCTTCGAGGAGATCGATCGCTTCGACGCGGGACCATTTCACTATGCCATAGTGTTCAGGAAGGTCAACTGA
- a CDS encoding asparagine synthase C-terminal domain-containing protein produces MATNCDLLGDELASSVGTFMKKRGCDCILFSGGIDTSFVAEAAVEAGLRPRLVTVKLPGGADAELSGAAARALGLELTEARSDDAIIEDCKRTAISVTRSIDPIEIAADTAACLGIRAAREVGCRCIATGDGGDELFLGYPFLFSYDDRGVERWYSRVLTGSRFASRELGFALGVRVELPLYTDDVRTIALKTPLRCKVDEIEGRIYGKVLMRKRLERFGLGIVAWRSKVPVTDGSGATGLIARWSSKVDLERSVELSRRVGIAFPSRAHVHLYMEMEDMCMRKPERCSNEHDRCPTCGSCMDDNFCRFCGTYVGDGGATSHYSDELWEELRGMGKFS; encoded by the coding sequence GTGGCAACGAACTGTGATCTGCTGGGCGACGAGCTGGCGTCGTCCGTGGGAACTTTCATGAAGAAGAGAGGATGCGATTGCATACTGTTCTCCGGCGGAATAGATACGTCATTCGTGGCGGAGGCGGCAGTGGAGGCCGGGTTGAGGCCGAGACTCGTCACCGTGAAGCTGCCGGGCGGCGCCGACGCCGAGCTCTCAGGAGCTGCGGCCAGGGCGCTGGGATTGGAGCTGACCGAGGCGCGCTCCGATGACGCGATCATCGAGGATTGTAAGAGGACGGCGATATCGGTCACCCGGTCGATAGATCCTATAGAGATAGCCGCGGACACCGCGGCCTGCCTAGGCATCAGGGCGGCGCGCGAGGTCGGATGCAGGTGCATCGCAACTGGGGATGGTGGGGACGAACTCTTCCTAGGCTATCCCTTTCTCTTCAGCTACGACGATCGCGGCGTGGAGAGGTGGTACTCGAGGGTGCTCACCGGATCTAGATTCGCGTCGCGCGAGCTGGGATTCGCGTTGGGCGTGCGCGTCGAGCTGCCGCTCTACACGGATGATGTGAGGACTATAGCGCTGAAGACTCCGCTCAGGTGCAAGGTGGACGAGATCGAGGGACGGATCTACGGAAAGGTCCTGATGAGAAAGCGCTTGGAAAGGTTCGGGCTGGGGATCGTCGCGTGGCGGAGCAAGGTCCCGGTGACGGACGGATCGGGAGCTACGGGACTCATAGCGCGCTGGTCGTCAAAGGTGGACCTCGAGAGATCTGTCGAGCTCTCAAGGAGGGTCGGCATAGCGTTTCCATCGAGGGCGCATGTGCACCTGTACATGGAGATGGAGGACATGTGCATGAGGAAGCCGGAGAGGTGCTCGAATGAGCACGACAGGTGCCCCACCTGTGGATCATGCATGGACGATAACTTCTGCAGGTTCTGCGGTACATATGTGGGCGATGGAGGTGCGACCAGTCACTATTCAGACGAGCTCTGGGAGGAGCTCCGCGGGATGGGAAAGTTCAGTTGA